The following coding sequences lie in one Bacteroidota bacterium genomic window:
- a CDS encoding agmatine deiminase family protein, translated as MKKRLLSLVLFSATIFAFAQEPTILPKGFAPGEELKMDAYLKSRINKAPNTTYRAPITTPPTLPVRTAAQWEESQALLITWTGFPSIHRQIVAAAQLECNVIIHCADSNAVKSDLTSNGIPLTNLKFIEVAFNSIWIRDYAANTCYLNDVDSLILVDWIYNRPRPDDDDIPLAYSSFLNVPLYQTLVAPNNLMNTGGNWMIDGIETAFASDLILEENDGAGSYSLAYPNHTEPVINSIVQDFHGINRYIKMDVLPYDGIHHIDMHMKFLDEKTILVGEFPAGISDGPQIEANIAYVLSNFNDPWGNPYKIVRVPMPPSTGGSYAGTPFGDAYYRTYSNFVIVNKTIIMPAYREEYDTTAVRIIKQNMPGYKVVTIDADNTGANLIAQSGVIHCITHSVGVADPLRIVHNNLSDTYNSTTPYQIDAIVQHKSGIANAQVYWTTDTTLPYNSVAMTLTSAATDTWTGFIPAQPVGTQIFYYIHGQANSGKQQVRPMPAPEGYWQFRVLGPVGINENLTSIFATSVYPNPSHGITCIPFTNERKLSGKLFVTDITGKVVEVIHDGSFKSGTTNYFINTINWSAGVYSIVAQTNEGTTVQKLLVK; from the coding sequence ATGAAAAAACGATTACTTTCTTTAGTTCTTTTTAGTGCTACCATTTTTGCATTTGCCCAAGAACCAACCATTTTACCCAAAGGCTTTGCGCCCGGTGAAGAATTGAAAATGGATGCTTATTTAAAAAGTAGAATCAATAAAGCTCCGAATACAACGTATCGCGCTCCGATTACTACTCCGCCTACATTGCCTGTTCGTACAGCTGCCCAATGGGAAGAGTCGCAGGCGTTATTAATCACCTGGACCGGTTTTCCATCTATCCATCGTCAGATTGTTGCAGCAGCTCAATTAGAATGTAATGTAATTATTCATTGTGCGGATTCAAATGCTGTAAAATCGGATTTGACTTCTAATGGAATTCCATTAACGAACTTAAAGTTTATTGAAGTGGCTTTTAACTCCATCTGGATTCGTGATTATGCAGCCAACACGTGTTATTTGAATGATGTGGATTCATTAATATTGGTGGATTGGATTTACAATCGTCCGCGCCCCGATGATGATGATATTCCTTTAGCCTATTCTTCTTTTTTGAATGTACCGTTGTACCAAACATTGGTTGCGCCCAATAACTTAATGAACACTGGTGGAAATTGGATGATTGATGGAATCGAAACAGCATTTGCTTCGGATTTAATTTTAGAAGAAAATGATGGTGCAGGAAGTTATTCGCTTGCTTATCCAAATCATACCGAGCCTGTCATTAACTCGATTGTTCAAGATTTCCATGGCATTAACAGATATATAAAAATGGATGTGCTTCCATATGACGGCATTCATCACATTGATATGCACATGAAATTTTTAGATGAGAAAACCATTCTTGTAGGTGAGTTTCCAGCAGGAATTTCTGATGGTCCTCAAATCGAAGCGAACATTGCATATGTATTAAGCAACTTTAATGACCCTTGGGGAAATCCATATAAAATTGTTCGCGTTCCAATGCCGCCAAGTACCGGAGGAAGTTATGCTGGAACTCCTTTTGGTGATGCATACTATCGTACGTATTCCAATTTCGTGATTGTGAACAAAACAATTATTATGCCTGCTTACCGCGAAGAATATGATACTACTGCTGTAAGAATTATCAAACAAAACATGCCAGGTTATAAAGTGGTCACCATCGATGCAGATAATACGGGTGCAAATTTAATTGCTCAAAGTGGTGTGATTCATTGCATCACGCACAGCGTTGGTGTTGCTGATCCATTGCGCATCGTGCACAATAATCTTTCTGATACGTATAATTCAACAACGCCTTATCAAATTGATGCGATTGTTCAGCATAAATCAGGAATTGCAAATGCACAAGTATATTGGACAACCGATACCACTCTGCCGTATAATTCTGTTGCGATGACTTTAACAAGTGCTGCAACGGATACCTGGACAGGTTTTATTCCTGCTCAACCGGTTGGAACACAAATTTTCTATTACATACACGGACAAGCAAACAGTGGTAAACAACAAGTGCGTCCGATGCCGGCTCCTGAAGGATATTGGCAATTCAGAGTGCTTGGTCCAGTTGGAATCAATGAAAACTTAACAAGTATTTTCGCTACTTCGGTTTATCCAAATCCGAGCCATGGAATTACATGTATCCCTTTTACAAACGAACGTAAACTCTCCGGTAAACTTTTTGTTACGGATATCACCGGCAAAGTAGTGGAAGTGATTCATGATGGTAGCTTTAAATCAGGAACAACCAATTATTTTATCAATACGATAAATTGGAGTGCAGGTGTTTATTCCATTGTTGCTCAAACCAACGAAGGAACAACTGTACAGAAATTATTGGTGAAATAG
- a CDS encoding T9SS type A sorting domain-containing protein, which yields MGADTITMANPKHTVAKSIDGGVTFLPNVTPVTPGEACDCCTGTMAFSPTHQALLFRNNISNLREMWTSLSSDTCTSFPVSSNIDTTNWVVSSCPSSAPSGLIVGDSLVYTWMSDGTGDARVYIGTMNINDQQIGQHRQLYPVGLSTQNYPVIAGKGDTLGIVWLGYNGSYQEVLFSWSVTGAAGLGTVIDTITKGLGGHQSRPDLVYNNGKFHVVFSNTAGAQVQYMEGMFVPNVSVDEMDVTPEIIFTSMNSNGVIDMQIYAARELKADVAIYNSMGQVMKNKSLLLTSGSNHDTMEHDLSSGIYFLVLSTSDGTIYQNKIIIAQ from the coding sequence ATGGGCGCAGATACAATTACAATGGCGAATCCGAAACATACTGTTGCAAAATCAATTGATGGTGGAGTAACATTTTTACCAAACGTTACTCCCGTAACCCCTGGTGAGGCTTGCGATTGTTGCACCGGAACGATGGCCTTTTCTCCTACGCATCAAGCTTTGCTGTTCCGGAATAATATCAGCAATTTAAGAGAAATGTGGACATCCCTTTCTTCAGATACTTGTACAAGTTTTCCTGTTTCATCAAATATTGATACAACCAATTGGGTCGTTTCTTCTTGTCCTTCCAGTGCACCATCAGGTCTTATTGTTGGCGATTCACTGGTGTATACATGGATGAGTGATGGCACCGGTGATGCACGTGTATACATTGGTACGATGAATATTAACGATCAACAAATTGGACAGCACCGTCAGTTGTATCCTGTTGGTTTATCCACTCAAAATTATCCGGTGATAGCAGGAAAAGGGGATACGCTTGGAATTGTTTGGCTGGGATACAATGGTTCTTATCAAGAAGTCTTGTTTTCTTGGTCTGTTACCGGAGCTGCCGGACTGGGAACTGTTATTGATACGATCACAAAAGGATTAGGCGGACACCAATCTCGCCCGGATTTGGTGTACAACAACGGAAAATTTCATGTTGTGTTTAGCAATACTGCCGGAGCACAAGTGCAATACATGGAAGGAATGTTTGTCCCAAATGTTTCTGTTGATGAAATGGACGTGACTCCTGAAATTATTTTTACCAGTATGAACTCAAATGGCGTTATCGACATGCAAATCTATGCTGCCAGAGAATTGAAGGCAGATGTTGCAATTTATAATTCTATGGGCCAAGTAATGAAAAATAAATCGTTGCTATTAACAAGCGGATCCAATCACGATACGATGGAACATGACTTAAGTTCGGGGATTTATTTTCTTGTACTATCGACAAGCGATGGTACCATTTATCAAAATAAAATCATCATTGCTCAATAA
- a CDS encoding T9SS type A sorting domain-containing protein, protein MAYMRTFTFVIFLFLFSIASAQPNFQWHDSIPVKVSGNYLDNPWAGGLNFVQISNIDLNIDGKKDVITFDRSGNKLRTFINNGTVGAVDLTYAPEYENNFPFLHDWVLLVDYNCDNKEDIFAFSDIGVGIKIYKNISTVSTGLQFLLVEDLLPTKYNPPTPTLSTLYITPVDIPAFCDIDNDTDIDIVTFSNSSTYIEYHQNQSMELYGSCDSLIFEIANKCWGYASEDAMSNNFTLNDTCVSNISTPELPVYESDVRSSLHSGGSELCLDLNGDGDKEIVIGDISYNNLTMLTNGGTPTNAHFTAIDVSFPANNLSTTSTNMTVFPAAYYADMDYDGVKDLIVCPNAPNFSENANSLVYYKNNGANNFPDFEFVQNNVLQDNMIELGEGAYPVLFDYDNDGLKDLFIGNYGYYAPSAFQPKIAQYKNIGTATHPEFDLITLNYMNLSSLNILNMIPTFGDLDGDTDADMIIGGFDGKLHYFENTASIGATANFTLVAANFKNSNNRVIDVGDCAAPQIVDVDGDGKNDLIVGARNGKLAYYNHIGTGTTSIPAMDSVSHFWGNVKVNRPGYFIGYSYPFLFKQGGVSKLMVGAESGYLQIYDSIDGNLGGTFTKTDTTFLNIFQGTRTAPFGADITNDGLIDLMVGNYSGGLSFYKGTSGFISVEENVLNFNVELFPNPASNAFTIKIINEENKNYVVDVYTLKGQLITTNRIENNTISINTENFSQGMYICKISEVNEKGIKQSGSLSKRVIVQH, encoded by the coding sequence ATGGCATACATGCGCACGTTTACGTTTGTTATTTTCCTTTTCCTTTTTTCCATTGCATCCGCACAACCGAACTTTCAATGGCACGATAGCATACCCGTAAAAGTATCCGGAAATTATTTAGACAACCCTTGGGCGGGAGGATTAAATTTTGTTCAAATCTCGAACATTGATTTAAACATTGACGGTAAGAAAGATGTGATTACGTTCGACCGAAGTGGAAATAAACTCCGCACATTCATCAACAACGGAACTGTTGGTGCAGTAGATTTAACCTATGCTCCGGAATATGAAAACAATTTTCCTTTTCTTCACGATTGGGTTTTATTAGTAGATTATAACTGCGATAATAAAGAAGACATTTTTGCTTTTTCGGATATAGGTGTTGGGATAAAAATTTACAAAAACATTTCTACAGTTTCAACCGGATTGCAATTTTTATTGGTGGAAGATTTACTTCCAACAAAATACAATCCTCCTACACCTACTCTTTCAACACTATACATTACCCCTGTTGACATCCCTGCATTTTGCGATATCGACAACGATACAGATATCGACATTGTTACTTTTTCAAACAGCAGCACATATATTGAATACCATCAAAATCAAAGTATGGAATTGTATGGAAGTTGCGATAGTTTAATTTTTGAAATCGCGAACAAATGTTGGGGATATGCCTCGGAAGATGCGATGAGCAACAACTTCACTTTAAACGACACGTGTGTATCCAATATAAGCACTCCGGAGTTGCCGGTTTATGAATCAGATGTACGTTCATCGCTTCACTCCGGTGGCAGCGAATTGTGTTTGGACTTAAATGGCGATGGCGATAAAGAAATAGTAATTGGTGACATTTCGTACAACAATCTAACGATGCTTACCAATGGCGGAACGCCTACCAACGCGCACTTTACGGCTATTGATGTTAGTTTCCCAGCGAACAATTTAAGTACAACCTCAACAAACATGACCGTTTTCCCGGCTGCCTATTATGCCGATATGGATTACGATGGTGTAAAAGATTTAATTGTTTGTCCGAATGCCCCCAATTTTTCTGAAAACGCCAACAGCTTAGTGTACTATAAAAATAATGGCGCAAACAATTTTCCCGATTTTGAATTTGTTCAAAACAATGTTTTACAAGACAACATGATTGAACTCGGTGAAGGGGCGTATCCTGTTTTATTTGATTATGATAATGACGGATTAAAAGATTTATTTATCGGAAACTATGGTTATTATGCGCCTTCCGCGTTTCAACCAAAAATTGCGCAATACAAAAACATCGGAACGGCAACACACCCGGAGTTTGATTTAATCACCTTGAATTATATGAATTTAAGTTCGTTGAATATATTAAACATGATTCCAACATTTGGTGATTTAGATGGCGACACCGATGCAGATATGATTATCGGAGGATTTGACGGAAAACTGCATTACTTTGAAAACACCGCCAGCATTGGAGCTACGGCTAACTTTACACTCGTAGCGGCTAATTTCAAAAACTCCAACAACAGAGTAATTGATGTTGGCGATTGTGCTGCACCACAAATTGTGGATGTGGATGGTGATGGGAAAAATGATTTAATTGTTGGCGCAAGAAACGGAAAACTGGCATACTACAATCACATCGGTACAGGAACAACTTCAATTCCTGCCATGGACTCTGTTTCCCATTTTTGGGGAAATGTAAAAGTGAATCGCCCGGGATATTTTATTGGCTACAGCTATCCATTTTTATTTAAACAAGGAGGCGTTTCCAAATTAATGGTTGGTGCTGAAAGTGGCTATTTGCAGATTTACGATAGCATTGATGGGAACTTGGGTGGCACATTCACAAAAACGGACACAACCTTTTTAAACATCTTTCAAGGAACACGCACTGCACCTTTCGGAGCAGACATTACCAATGATGGTTTAATTGATTTGATGGTAGGAAATTATTCGGGTGGACTTTCTTTTTACAAAGGAACATCCGGTTTTATTTCTGTTGAAGAAAATGTGCTCAATTTTAATGTAGAACTTTTTCCGAATCCGGCAAGCAACGCATTTACAATCAAAATCATTAACGAAGAAAATAAAAATTATGTGGTTGATGTATATACTTTAAAGGGACAACTAATAACTACAAATCGAATTGAGAACAATACCATTTCAATCAACACCGAAAATTTTTCGCAAGGAATGTACATTTGTAAAATTTCGGAAGTGAATGAAAAAGGAATAAAACAAAGCGGTTCGTTGTCGAAGAGAGTAATTGTACAGCATTAA
- a CDS encoding T9SS type A sorting domain-containing protein: MKKIYTLFLGAAFWMNLTSSNAQTTAMNYDFVDCNGNPQSLFADLDAGKAVIIEFFMTSCSPCIDASADLEIMKTGLMAEFPGMIKAYAFGFTNTYTCSTINSWVTTNGVTSIPADSGALQVAYYGGMGMPTIVVLGGGTAHTVLGSPYLSYTSADTTIMATDIRNFLNGTGVTENNLVSGLKLFPNPAADEVKISFDLKEITNLKIELYDISGRLVTTVLDKKNQNGLIIETLNTSAYADGVYIVKINSNETITQQKLNIIH; encoded by the coding sequence ATGAAAAAAATTTACACACTATTCTTAGGTGCAGCTTTCTGGATGAATCTCACTTCCTCAAATGCTCAAACAACCGCAATGAATTACGATTTTGTTGATTGTAATGGAAATCCTCAAAGCCTTTTTGCTGATTTAGATGCCGGAAAAGCAGTGATTATAGAGTTTTTTATGACAAGCTGCAGTCCTTGTATTGATGCATCTGCAGATTTGGAGATAATGAAGACCGGTCTAATGGCTGAATTCCCAGGAATGATTAAAGCATATGCTTTTGGATTTACCAATACATATACCTGCTCAACAATTAATTCTTGGGTAACAACAAATGGAGTGACATCTATTCCTGCTGATAGTGGTGCGCTGCAAGTTGCTTATTACGGTGGAATGGGAATGCCAACGATTGTTGTTCTGGGAGGAGGGACTGCTCATACTGTTTTAGGTTCACCTTATTTGAGCTATACTTCTGCCGATACAACAATTATGGCTACGGATATTCGCAACTTTCTAAATGGAACCGGAGTTACTGAAAACAATTTAGTTTCCGGACTGAAATTATTTCCGAATCCGGCAGCAGATGAAGTAAAAATTTCATTTGATTTAAAAGAAATTACAAATCTGAAAATCGAATTGTATGACATTAGTGGTAGGTTGGTAACAACTGTTTTGGATAAAAAAAACCAGAATGGATTAATTATAGAGACATTGAATACAAGTGCTTATGCTGATGGAGTATACATTGTAAAAATTAATTCAAACGAAACCATTACCCAACAGAAATTAAATATCATTCACTAA
- a CDS encoding T9SS type A sorting domain-containing protein codes for MNYKKIVILLAVVCLPLFFGHFTYKKSAGAHPGSTGAPGDNTCAKSGCHVGSPVTYNDTTVNTFIFSQADSTYLPGQTYTITIRTQNFGIQRFGFECQAIVDATSLEAGTVVVTDVIRTHEVTHMVGADFRTSVTHNTVSTPELSPGFNEWTFDWTAPSGDVGDIVFYYATNSTNNNNTATGDRIFNNTFRIRLSPLFSINEIVDVANTNAFYNGETNQIVLNYFLKKDKKVSVSVFDSFGREVFKLNNKSKNAGQQKDELSLKNKLSSGIYYINLSIDQKSFTKKISIQ; via the coding sequence ATGAATTACAAAAAAATAGTTATCCTTCTTGCTGTTGTCTGCTTGCCTTTGTTTTTTGGACATTTTACATATAAAAAATCAGCTGGAGCTCACCCAGGAAGTACCGGTGCGCCTGGAGATAATACGTGTGCAAAATCAGGTTGCCATGTTGGTTCGCCTGTTACATATAACGATACAACTGTAAATACATTTATTTTTTCTCAGGCGGATTCTACCTACTTGCCAGGACAAACATATACCATCACCATCCGAACTCAGAATTTCGGGATACAACGCTTTGGATTTGAATGCCAAGCCATTGTGGATGCTACTAGTTTAGAGGCTGGAACCGTGGTGGTCACAGATGTTATTCGCACACATGAGGTGACTCACATGGTCGGGGCCGATTTTAGAACTTCCGTTACTCATAATACAGTTAGTACTCCCGAACTTTCTCCTGGCTTTAATGAATGGACGTTTGATTGGACTGCGCCATCCGGTGATGTAGGTGATATTGTATTTTATTATGCAACCAACAGTACAAACAACAATAATACTGCAACAGGTGACAGAATATTTAACAATACATTTCGAATTCGATTGTCTCCTTTGTTCTCTATCAATGAAATTGTTGATGTGGCAAACACAAATGCATTTTATAATGGTGAAACGAATCAAATCGTTTTGAATTATTTTTTAAAGAAAGATAAAAAAGTAAGCGTGTCTGTTTTTGATAGTTTTGGCCGAGAAGTATTTAAACTAAACAACAAAAGTAAAAATGCAGGACAACAAAAAGATGAGTTATCTTTAAAAAATAAGTTAAGTTCCGGTATTTATTACATCAATCTTTCAATCGATCAGAAGTCATTTACAAAAAAAATTAGTATTCAATAA
- a CDS encoding multicopper oxidase domain-containing protein, which translates to MTFFIRAFIFSALCISSLNTFSQNPLFIPDTLSGTVFNLNVQSGVEQFIGTNNTPTYGYNGTFLGPTLLINKGDSITINVTNSITQPTTVHWHGFHVAAMNDGGPHQIITPGATWSPSFKMRNEAGTFWYHPHGESKTEIQVSKGLAGMIIVRDSTEATYTLPRRYGVDDFPVIVQSKAFDLLYQFATATHEDSVLMVNGTIDAFLQVPQQVVRLRLLNGSADRTYNFGLSDNSNFYLIGSDGGLLSAPHLTNRVRLSTGERAEILINLSSYSIGTQLFLKSYASELPRGIIGADSVGTSSIVISLGYYDNYLNGLDFDVLRLDVVAPTASPVTTIPTSFNPKVPLLEVNADVTRYLHFSADTLLSGDQGYVDGPFMINEQEFHMDSINIVTYLNDIEIWELTNSTMVAHPFHIHDIEFYVLDINGLPPPPEYQGLKDVILVKPNDTVRFITQFTTFADPAVPYMYHCHLLHHEDDGMMGTFLVIDPATIGVNENTSPDDMVKIYPNPTNNLVVVDFLYGTNGQQKNISVLNILGEKLFAIETTENQIEIDMENWNSGVYIFQIHSENKIVNKKIIKQ; encoded by the coding sequence ATGACATTTTTTATTCGCGCATTCATTTTTTCTGCTTTATGTATTTCTTCTCTCAATACATTCTCGCAGAATCCTCTTTTTATTCCTGATACACTAAGCGGGACGGTTTTTAATTTAAATGTACAATCAGGAGTAGAGCAGTTTATTGGAACAAATAATACACCTACCTATGGCTACAATGGAACTTTTTTAGGGCCAACATTGTTAATCAATAAGGGTGATAGTATTACGATAAATGTTACCAATTCGATTACTCAACCCACAACGGTGCATTGGCATGGCTTTCATGTTGCCGCAATGAATGATGGCGGCCCCCATCAAATCATTACGCCAGGAGCAACTTGGAGTCCTTCGTTTAAAATGAGAAATGAAGCGGGTACTTTTTGGTATCATCCTCATGGTGAAAGTAAAACAGAAATTCAAGTTTCAAAAGGTTTGGCCGGAATGATTATCGTTCGTGACAGCACTGAGGCAACGTATACATTGCCTCGCAGATATGGTGTTGACGATTTTCCGGTTATTGTCCAATCGAAAGCATTCGATTTATTGTATCAGTTTGCTACTGCAACTCATGAAGACAGTGTATTGATGGTGAATGGAACCATTGATGCTTTTCTGCAAGTGCCTCAACAAGTTGTTCGTTTGAGATTACTCAATGGATCGGCCGATAGAACCTATAATTTTGGGTTGTCTGACAATTCTAATTTTTATTTAATCGGCAGTGACGGTGGATTGTTGTCTGCTCCTCATCTTACTAATCGAGTTCGTTTGTCAACTGGTGAACGAGCAGAAATTTTAATCAATTTGTCTTCGTATTCAATTGGGACACAACTTTTTTTGAAAAGTTATGCATCTGAGTTGCCACGAGGTATTATTGGAGCAGATTCAGTTGGTACGAGTTCAATCGTAATTTCATTGGGTTATTATGATAATTATCTGAATGGGCTGGATTTTGATGTGCTTCGTTTAGATGTTGTAGCTCCAACGGCTAGTCCTGTTACAACTATTCCAACCTCCTTTAATCCGAAAGTTCCTTTGTTAGAAGTGAATGCCGATGTTACACGTTATCTTCATTTTTCGGCTGATACGCTTTTGAGTGGTGATCAAGGCTATGTGGATGGACCATTTATGATTAATGAACAAGAGTTTCATATGGACTCCATAAATATTGTTACCTATTTAAATGATATCGAAATATGGGAGCTAACAAATAGTACCATGGTTGCACATCCGTTTCATATTCATGATATTGAATTTTATGTTTTGGATATAAACGGACTACCTCCTCCTCCCGAATACCAAGGGTTAAAAGATGTGATTCTTGTTAAACCAAATGATACGGTTCGATTTATTACTCAATTTACAACCTTTGCAGATCCAGCAGTTCCGTATATGTACCATTGCCATTTATTGCACCATGAAGACGATGGAATGATGGGGACTTTTTTAGTTATCGATCCTGCTACCATTGGTGTGAACGAAAATACTTCTCCGGATGATATGGTGAAAATATACCCCAATCCAACAAATAATTTAGTTGTTGTTGACTTTCTATACGGAACAAATGGACAGCAAAAAAACATTTCAGTGTTAAATATTCTTGGTGAAAAGCTCTTTGCTATTGAAACAACAGAAAATCAAATTGAAATTGATATGGAGAATTGGAATTCGGGTGTTTATATTTTTCAAATTCATTCTGAAAATAAGATTGTAAATAAAAAAATTATCAAGCAATAA
- a CDS encoding T9SS type A sorting domain-containing protein — protein sequence MKEPKSILVVVFLFALLNTAKAQPFLEWYDSIQVKIGATTIANPWAGGLNFIQASNIDLDLDGVKDLFIFDKTGNKSRTFLNNGTVGAADYTYNPYYETKFPQLREWVLLVDYNCDGKEDIFGYSNYGGGFAVYKNTSSISTGLQFTLVTNLQYSIYNPPSGSLINLYVSSSDIPAITDIDNDGDVDVVTFSIGGSQMEYHKNMSMELYGTCDSLKFQIANRCWGYASEHPLNNNYTLFDTCVGNVSTPEFRPTDEENRSASRHSGSCELCIDLNGDGAKEFIAGDVSYNNLTMLTNGGTPTDGSFVAKDTAFPSNNASTIALDLTIFPCAFYADVNNDGVKDLIASPSAPNVSENFNSVVYYKNNGTNSFPIFQFQQSNLLQDHMIEVGEGAYPAFFDYDGDGLLDMFIGNYGYWGPSGYAHQIAQFKNIGTATVPKYELVTRDYDGFDGTGAPLSSLGIVNMVPAFGDLDGDGDSDMMIGGYNGRLHYFRNIASVGTLAHFVLIAGNFQNSAGRIIDVGDYAVPQIVDMDANGTNDLVIGSRNGKLAYYRHTGTTAVPAMDSMTHSFGGVTVNLPGYFTGYSYPYVFKQGGVTNMLVGNESGFIRRYNNIDGNLNGTFTWVDSTFLNIFQGSRTAPHGADINNDGLMDLIVGNYEGGVSFYKGVTALTTSNLDPLINFNFDLFPNPANNSFTIHILNEENKTYVLDLYNVMGQQITSEKINNNILVLNTEHFSPGMYICRVSEVNEKEQKKSGSLTKRIIIQH from the coding sequence ATGAAAGAACCAAAATCTATTCTCGTTGTTGTATTCCTTTTTGCTTTATTAAACACTGCAAAAGCACAGCCTTTTTTGGAATGGTACGATAGTATTCAGGTTAAAATCGGTGCAACAACCATCGCAAACCCATGGGCAGGAGGTTTGAACTTTATTCAAGCCTCAAACATCGACTTGGATCTGGATGGAGTAAAAGATTTATTCATTTTTGATAAAACAGGGAATAAAAGCCGAACCTTCCTGAACAATGGAACAGTTGGAGCTGCCGATTATACCTATAACCCTTATTACGAAACCAAATTTCCGCAACTCAGAGAATGGGTACTTTTGGTAGATTACAATTGTGACGGGAAAGAAGATATTTTTGGCTATTCGAATTATGGTGGCGGGTTTGCTGTTTATAAAAACACGTCCAGCATTAGTACCGGTTTGCAATTCACCTTAGTCACCAATCTTCAATACTCCATTTACAATCCGCCTTCCGGTTCCCTTATCAATTTATATGTGAGCTCTTCCGATATTCCGGCCATTACCGATATAGATAATGATGGCGATGTGGATGTCGTGACCTTTTCCATCGGTGGAAGCCAAATGGAATATCATAAAAACATGAGTATGGAATTGTATGGCACTTGCGATAGTTTAAAATTTCAGATTGCCAATCGCTGCTGGGGATATGCCAGTGAACATCCACTAAATAACAATTATACCTTATTTGATACCTGCGTAGGAAATGTCAGCACACCTGAATTTCGCCCTACAGATGAAGAAAATCGTTCTGCATCGCGCCATTCGGGCTCTTGTGAATTGTGCATCGACTTGAATGGAGATGGCGCAAAAGAATTTATTGCCGGTGATGTATCCTACAACAATTTAACAATGCTTACCAATGGTGGAACGCCTACCGATGGCAGTTTTGTTGCAAAAGACACCGCATTTCCTTCCAATAATGCGAGTACCATCGCATTAGACCTAACCATTTTCCCATGTGCTTTTTATGCCGATGTGAACAATGATGGTGTCAAAGATTTGATTGCGAGTCCGAGTGCTCCCAATGTTTCTGAAAATTTTAACAGTGTTGTCTACTATAAAAATAACGGCACAAACAGCTTTCCTATTTTTCAATTCCAGCAATCCAACCTCTTACAAGACCATATGATTGAAGTTGGAGAAGGTGCATATCCTGCATTTTTTGATTATGATGGTGACGGATTACTAGATATGTTTATTGGAAACTACGGCTATTGGGGGCCTTCTGGGTATGCCCATCAAATTGCTCAATTTAAAAATATTGGCACCGCTACAGTTCCAAAATATGAGTTAGTCACCCGCGATTACGATGGCTTTGATGGAACAGGCGCACCACTTAGTTCATTGGGAATTGTAAACATGGTTCCGGCTTTTGGAGATTTAGATGGCGATGGTGATTCGGATATGATGATTGGTGGATACAACGGACGATTACATTATTTCAGAAACATTGCTTCCGTTGGAACATTGGCGCACTTTGTTTTAATTGCAGGAAATTTTCAAAACTCTGCCGGTCGCATTATCGATGTTGGAGATTATGCCGTTCCACAAATTGTGGATATGGATGCCAATGGAACTAATGATTTGGTAATTGGCAGTAGAAATGGAAAACTGGCTTACTACCGTCACACAGGCACAACAGCTGTTCCGGCTATGGATTCGATGACACATAGTTTCGGAGGAGTAACTGTTAATCTTCCGGGGTATTTTACCGGATACAGCTATCCTTATGTTTTTAAACAAGGCGGAGTCACCAACATGCTTGTTGGAAATGAAAGCGGTTTTATTCGTAGATACAATAATATCGATGGAAATTTAAACGGAACATTCACCTGGGTCGATTCTACTTTTTTAAATATTTTTCAAGGTAGCAGAACCGCTCCACATGGAGCAGACATCAACAACGATGGACTGATGGATTTAATTGTCGGGAATTACGAAGGTGGTGTCTCTTTTTATAAAGGGGTTACAGCACTTACCACTTCTAATTTAGACCCGCTTATCAATTTCAATTTTGACTTATTTCCAAATCCTGCCAACAATAGCTTTACGATACATATCTTGAATGAAGAAAATAAAACCTATGTATTAGATTTGTATAATGTGATGGGACAACAAATTACTTCCGAAAAAATAAACAACAATATTTTAGTGCTAAATACAGAGCATTTTTCTCCGGGAATGTATATCTGTAGAGTTTCTGAAGTGAATGAGAAAGAACAAAAGAAATCCGGTTCATTGACGAAGCGCATTATTATTCAACACTAG